The sequence below is a genomic window from Nostoc flagelliforme CCNUN1.
TTCAATAGCGCGGTCAAAATCTGGGAGAGCTTCTTCGTAACGCTTCATTAAACGGTAAATCTCACCGCGCCAACCTAGAGCAATTGATTGGCATTTAATCTCAATCTTAGAACTCTGTAGAATTGCGGTAAACATTTCCAATGTAACTTGATAAAGGTTTTCCTCATAAGCTTTTAACCCATTCGCTAATTGCTTACCCCAACGCTGAACTTCAGCAGAATCCGCATCTTTACCAGCCTGAAGAATCGTTTCTGCATATTGTTGGGCAAATTTGCGTTGATTTTTGAGTGCAGTAAGAAATTCATTGAGAGCTACAGATAAATTCTTTTGTGGTGACTGACATAAGTTGTGGTATAACATATTTAATGTGTGACTTTGCCAGCTAGGATCGCGCTGTTTTTCTTCTTCTTCCAATTGCAGATCATTCCGCACGCTGTCATAATATTTTGCCAACTTACCATGTATCTCAGCCCAGCCTTGCGGCGATGCAAGGCGCTTGTGGCGTAACATTTGGGTTTTGACAACATCATGATAAGCCCAGCCATCGGTACGTTCGTTAACAAAGGATGTTTCTTTCAGCCAACTAAACAGTTCATCCGCTTCTTCTTCTCCTCTCAACTTGGCCATAACATCCCGATTCAAACACCGAGGAATGGCAGCATCAAGCGCCACTTGTTGCCGTTTGGGGTCATCAACCCATTTTAAAAAGCGTTCTACAGCACTACTGCTAGGCTCAATTACCTGGTTTGGGTCGTTAGGATGAGCATCTGCTAACATTCCCACTAGCAGGGGTAAGTTTCCAGAAAGGCGCAAAATCACTTCAATAATACGATTGTCCGTAATACCTTTCCGAGATAGATATTGTTGGGCTTCTTCTTCTGTAAAGGGTTCCAGAGGGAAACGAGCTATTAACCCCTCATAAGATGCCCAATGATTTTTATCTAATTCCTGCCGACCGGCGATCGTTATCAATATATTAAGAGATACTTCACCGTGGCGACCCTCCAAAATTTCCCGTAGCCAGTTATCTAAGAATTCCCCGGTGCGCTCGTATGTATCAAAAAACAAAACAACAGTAGTTTCTTTTGCAATTTTAAAAATATCTTGCAGAAATAACGGGGTTAGCACTTCTTCAGGTTCTTGAACTAAGCGCACCTCATCTTTATTTGTTATTTTCTTTGCAACATAAGATGCCCACTCTCCAGCTTGGGTAGCGAAAGCATCCTCATCTACAAAGTCAAATACAGCACCGCCAACGGGAACTCGACGCGCTAGACGTACACCAGTTTTTACCATAGTTTTCCCTACAAAAGCCGAAAAGCCTTGAGGAGCTTCTGGATCAGTTTCTAATTCTTGGCGCTTTTGACGGTAAACTTTGTAACGTTCTGTAAACTGCGTTAGTTTATGACCTTGCCGTTCTAACTCTTCAGCTAGACGACCCATGACTTCTGGTATAGTTTTTTCAGCTTCATCGATGTAAGCCGAAATGATTTTTGCTTCGTCAGCAATTTTACGAAACTGTCGCAGCAGGGTACTTTTACCGACTCCGCCTTGACCCCAAACGTTATACAGAAAACGACGGCGATCGTCTTCTGGGGGTAATGTTAGATTTTGGCGAAATTGGTTTACTTGGTCTTCACGACCCACAAAACCTGATTGTTGACGTTGCTTAAGAATATCTTGTAGAC
It includes:
- a CDS encoding tetratricopeptide repeat protein, with translation MNPQNKPKSLQDILKQRQQSGFVGREDQVNQFRQNLTLPPEDDRRRFLYNVWGQGGVGKSTLLRQFRKIADEAKIISAYIDEAEKTIPEVMGRLAEELERQGHKLTQFTERYKVYRQKRQELETDPEAPQGFSAFVGKTMVKTGVRLARRVPVGGAVFDFVDEDAFATQAGEWASYVAKKITNKDEVRLVQEPEEVLTPLFLQDIFKIAKETTVVLFFDTYERTGEFLDNWLREILEGRHGEVSLNILITIAGRQELDKNHWASYEGLIARFPLEPFTEEEAQQYLSRKGITDNRIIEVILRLSGNLPLLVGMLADAHPNDPNQVIEPSSSAVERFLKWVDDPKRQQVALDAAIPRCLNRDVMAKLRGEEEADELFSWLKETSFVNERTDGWAYHDVVKTQMLRHKRLASPQGWAEIHGKLAKYYDSVRNDLQLEEEEKQRDPSWQSHTLNMLYHNLCQSPQKNLSVALNEFLTALKNQRKFAQQYAETILQAGKDADSAEVQRWGKQLANGLKAYEENLYQVTLEMFTAILQSSKIEIKCQSIALGWRGEIYRLMKRYEEALPDFDRAIELDSKYAWAIASRGVTYRLMKRYTEALEDFDRLIELNPKYDWAITIRGVTYRLIELNPKYEWVIASRGETYRLMERYTQALEDFDRAIELNPKLDWVTATCGQTFLQLKRYNEALADFNRAIGLKSHDDWYLYDRALTYLALNQANKAQTDLALAIKLAKQHYEKDTKDWRNTFNLALYYLAAHYTQPAEQLYQYTLSQGASLERIRIAIQDLNDFLTVFPDHVQATSMRQLLQSSLT